A window of Hyperolius riggenbachi isolate aHypRig1 chromosome 1, aHypRig1.pri, whole genome shotgun sequence contains these coding sequences:
- the LOC137554446 gene encoding olfactory receptor 6B1-like: MENQTNVKEFIILGFSNLLGYQNILLVFFLILYIITITVNIYLITIIRFVRKLHKPMYFFLGNLSFLELSYISVTVPKIITDIPRNRKTISFAGCFTQLFFFTFLGATETILLAVMSFDRYVAVCFPLRYASIMSHNICFMLAAASWVLGFLTTFFPIFKVTQLQFCNANVINHFFCESAPLLKLSCSNPYFQELTVIVCASTVILCSVLLTTMSYGYILKTILKIPSTTGKRKAASTCVSHLLVVTTFYSTMFAMYIKPTASEGSLNKVMALFYAVLTPLVNPFIYSLRNKEVKEALMKLSF, translated from the exons ATGGAAAATCAGACTAATGTCAAAGAATTCATTATTCTTGGATTCTCCAATCTCTTGGGGTATCAGAATATTTTGCTGGTATTTTTCTTGATACTGTATATCATTACAATAACCGTAAATATATATCTTATCACCATAATTCGATTTGTACGGAAACTCCATAAACCTATGTACTTCTTTCTTGGCAACTTATCTTTTCTGGAATTAAGTTACATTTCTGTGACTGTTCCCAAAATAATAACTGATATCCCAAGGAACAGAAAAACGATTTCCTTTGCTGGGTGCTTCACCCAGCTCTTCTTCTTTACATTCCTGGGTGCCACAGAGACAATTCTTCTCGCGGTTATGTCATTTGACCGATACGTGGCAGTATGTTTTCCTCTACGGTATGCAAGCATCATGAGTCACAATATCTGCTTTATGCTGGCTGCTGCCTCATGGGTGTTGGGATTCCTGACCactttttttccaattttcaaaGTAACTCAGCTGCAGTTCTGCAATGCCaatgtaattaaccacttcttCTGTGAATCAGCTCCTTTGCTAAAACTGTCATGTTCTAACCCTTATTTTCAAGAGCTCACTGTCATTGTCTGTGCATCCACTGTTATCCTTTGCTCAGTTCTTTTAACCACAATGTCTTATGGGTATATCCTGAAAACTATTTTAAAGATCCCGTCTACCACAGGAAAACGGAAAGCAGCATCTACTTGTGTTTCACATTTATTAGTGGTCACCACATTCTATTCTACAATGTTTGCTATGTACATAAAGCCCACAGCAAGTGAGGGGTCCTTGAATAAAGTTATGGCCTTGTTCTATGCTGTCCTTACTCCTCTTGTCAATCCTTTTATTTACAGCCTACGTAACAAGGAAGTTAAGGAAgcct TGATGAAACTTTCTTTTTAG